The following coding sequences lie in one Ignavibacteria bacterium genomic window:
- a CDS encoding trypsin-like peptidase domain-containing protein — translation MKALVVTLPLILALCFLLESCSSSGTNIMGVSTAENSGRYASEFPNVNCSKELEEISESIKLINSVAYYRTIYFSEDSHLEKTAINSDALRKYSTRLEYMDNTASGTATVIFYNFKRVAVMTCAHVVNFEDTLYSYFRAPGGGASKYVQSISVKERQTNYIADFPEDGELEILSIDSNLDVAILGMEFTHQPEERISVFSYPMGEAKELEWGSFVYIFGYPMGYKTLTKAIVSSPNRDKSGSFIIDAVFNRGFSGGIILAIRGGIPHFELVGMIKALLADYEYVIKPSKDYSIEQYDPYVPYNKELYVERRLNIKYGLSKAIPVESIKKYFIDHESLFSSRGYDFNDFVNKNL, via the coding sequence ATGAAAGCTTTAGTCGTAACCTTGCCTTTAATACTTGCTCTATGCTTTTTGCTTGAATCCTGCTCCTCTTCGGGCACTAATATAATGGGAGTTTCAACTGCTGAAAACAGCGGGCGCTACGCTTCAGAATTCCCAAATGTTAACTGCTCAAAAGAGCTCGAAGAAATCAGCGAAAGCATAAAGCTCATAAACTCAGTGGCATACTACAGAACAATTTATTTCAGTGAGGACAGCCATCTTGAAAAGACGGCTATAAACAGTGATGCCTTAAGAAAATATTCAACCCGCCTGGAATATATGGATAATACCGCATCCGGAACTGCCACGGTCATATTCTATAACTTTAAGAGGGTGGCGGTTATGACGTGCGCCCACGTCGTTAATTTTGAGGATACGCTTTATTCATATTTCCGGGCCCCGGGAGGCGGTGCAAGCAAATATGTGCAGAGCATTTCTGTAAAGGAAAGGCAGACAAATTATATTGCCGACTTTCCCGAAGACGGGGAGCTTGAAATCCTGAGTATCGACTCCAATCTTGACGTTGCAATCCTCGGCATGGAATTCACGCACCAGCCTGAGGAAAGAATAAGCGTGTTTTCTTACCCCATGGGTGAGGCTAAGGAGCTCGAATGGGGATCTTTTGTCTATATCTTCGGTTACCCTATGGGGTATAAAACTCTAACAAAAGCCATCGTAAGCAGCCCCAACCGCGATAAGTCCGGCAGCTTTATTATTGACGCCGTCTTTAACCGTGGATTTTCAGGCGGCATAATACTCGCCATAAGAGGCGGCATCCCGCACTTCGAACTGGTTGGAATGATCAAAGCCCTTCTGGCTGATTATGAATACGTTATAAAACCCTCGAAAGATTACTCAATAGAGCAGTACGACCCATATGTCCCTTACAATAAGGAGCTCTATGTAGAAAGGCGTCTGAACATTAAGTACGGCCTTTCGAAAGCTATTCCTGTTGAATCCATA
- the speB gene encoding agmatinase: MKELGVEKNFLAVEKKYSSYKNSSIAILSAPFEKTVSYGHGTKNGPRGILEASHYVEFYDEEMDRELVFEKGICTLSPLDFKDMSIKKSFDLIYKNVKSLLEDDKFVVTLGGEHSISIAPVKAHLEKYPDLTVLQFDAHSDLRQSYEGSIHSHASVMARVAELTKNIVQVGIRAQSIEESWYIKENNIKTFYAREIRLGKYGQDWIKSVAGEIGKNVYITFDVDAFDPSFMPSTGTPEPGGLFWDETMNLLRMIGKEKNIVGFDVVELAPVKGVASSDFNAAKLVYKMLNYSFQNK; encoded by the coding sequence ATGAAAGAGTTAGGCGTAGAAAAAAATTTTCTTGCAGTGGAAAAGAAATATTCATCATACAAAAATTCTTCAATTGCAATCCTGTCGGCTCCTTTTGAAAAAACCGTCAGCTACGGCCACGGAACCAAAAACGGACCCAGGGGAATCCTTGAAGCCTCACATTATGTGGAGTTTTATGACGAGGAGATGGACCGCGAGCTAGTGTTTGAAAAGGGGATCTGTACCTTGTCTCCTTTGGACTTCAAAGACATGAGCATCAAGAAATCCTTTGACCTCATATATAAAAACGTTAAGTCACTTCTTGAAGACGATAAATTTGTTGTGACCCTGGGAGGCGAGCATTCAATTTCTATTGCACCCGTAAAGGCTCACCTCGAGAAATATCCTGATCTGACAGTGCTTCAGTTCGACGCCCATTCCGACTTAAGGCAAAGCTATGAGGGTTCAATCCACTCTCATGCATCCGTTATGGCAAGAGTGGCAGAACTGACAAAGAACATTGTGCAGGTGGGAATTCGTGCCCAGTCAATTGAGGAATCCTGGTATATAAAGGAAAACAACATAAAAACATTTTATGCCAGGGAGATAAGGCTCGGAAAATACGGGCAGGACTGGATAAAAAGCGTAGCCGGAGAGATTGGGAAAAACGTTTATATAACATTTGACGTGGATGCCTTTGATCCCTCGTTTATGCCCTCAACAGGCACTCCCGAGCCCGGGGGCCTCTTCTGGGATGAAACAATGAATCTTTTACGCATGATTGGAAAAGAAAAAAATATCGTGGGATTTGACGTGGTTGAACTGGCTCCTGTAAAAGGAGTAGCCTCATCGGATTTTAATGCGGCAAAGCTCGTCTATAAGATGCTGAACTACTCTTTCCAGAATAAATAG
- a CDS encoding bifunctional 3,4-dihydroxy-2-butanone-4-phosphate synthase/GTP cyclohydrolase II, whose protein sequence is MFCSVEEAIEEIKNGKVIIVVDDEERENEGDLVCAAEFVTPEIVNFMAKHGRGMICAPMTGKRLDELGLQLMVDSNTALHGTQFTVTVDAVEGTTTGISASDRATTIRKLTDENARATDFARPGHIFPLRAFDEGVLRRAGHTEAVVDLCRLSGIKPIGVLCEILNDDGTMARVPDLEKYAREFNLKIMTVSDLIKYRIQKDKLVQKEADVKFPVKKGNFHLHVYRSLLDNKEHVALVKGKIDPEKPVLVRVHSECLTGDVFQSLRCDCHDQLHAAIEKIEAEGTGVLVYMRQEGRGIGLANKIRAYVLQDNGRDTVEANEELGFKADLRDYGIGAQILLDLGVRKMKLLTNNPKKIIGLKGYGLEIVERVPLEIVPNEKNKKYLQTKRDKLGHLILLNDKQFC, encoded by the coding sequence ATGTTCTGTTCAGTGGAAGAAGCCATTGAGGAAATCAAAAATGGCAAAGTTATAATCGTTGTGGATGATGAGGAAAGAGAGAACGAAGGGGACCTGGTCTGCGCCGCAGAATTCGTTACTCCCGAGATCGTGAACTTTATGGCAAAGCACGGACGCGGGATGATCTGCGCCCCTATGACGGGCAAAAGATTGGACGAACTCGGTCTTCAGCTCATGGTGGATTCAAATACTGCGCTTCATGGTACACAGTTTACCGTTACGGTTGACGCCGTTGAGGGTACTACTACCGGAATCTCTGCCAGCGACAGGGCTACTACGATCAGGAAACTGACCGACGAAAACGCCAGGGCTACAGACTTTGCAAGACCGGGACACATATTCCCCTTAAGGGCTTTTGACGAAGGCGTCCTAAGGCGCGCAGGCCACACCGAAGCGGTGGTTGACCTCTGCAGGCTCTCAGGCATTAAGCCCATCGGCGTGCTCTGCGAGATCTTAAACGACGACGGCACTATGGCCCGCGTTCCGGACCTTGAAAAGTATGCCCGGGAGTTTAACCTTAAGATCATGACCGTAAGCGACCTGATTAAGTACCGCATACAGAAAGACAAACTTGTTCAGAAGGAAGCTGATGTAAAGTTCCCTGTGAAAAAGGGAAACTTCCACCTGCACGTCTACAGAAGCCTTCTGGACAATAAGGAACACGTGGCCTTGGTTAAGGGGAAAATTGACCCCGAAAAACCGGTCCTCGTGCGCGTCCATTCTGAATGCCTTACAGGAGATGTATTCCAGTCACTCAGATGCGACTGCCACGACCAGCTCCACGCTGCAATTGAAAAAATTGAAGCCGAAGGCACCGGCGTACTTGTCTATATGAGGCAGGAAGGGCGGGGCATCGGCCTGGCAAACAAGATCAGGGCTTATGTCCTCCAGGATAACGGCCGCGATACAGTCGAAGCCAACGAAGAACTCGGCTTTAAGGCTGACCTGAGGGATTATGGAATAGGGGCACAGATACTTCTGGACCTGGGTGTCAGGAAAATGAAACTCCTGACTAACAATCCAAAGAAAATCATAGGCCTTAAGGGCTACGGCCTGGAGATCGTTGAGAGGGTTCCTCTGGAAATCGTCCCAAATGAAAAGAACAAGAAGTATTTACAAACCAAGCGCGATAAGCTTGGACACCTGATTCTGCTTAATGATAAGCAGTTTTGTTAA
- the yajC gene encoding preprotein translocase subunit YajC — MAPQGAQGGGGSMISTLIMFGAIFAIFYFMIIRPQQKRAKERDQLLANLQKGDKIITSGGIHGTIEGLEEKTCLVKIGENVKIKIERSAIATILK; from the coding sequence ATGGCTCCTCAGGGTGCCCAGGGCGGCGGCGGAAGCATGATCTCAACTCTGATCATGTTTGGTGCTATTTTTGCAATCTTCTATTTCATGATCATCAGGCCGCAGCAGAAAAGGGCTAAGGAAAGAGATCAGCTCCTGGCTAATCTTCAGAAAGGCGATAAGATTATAACCTCGGGCGGAATTCACGGAACCATTGAAGGCCTGGAGGAGAAAACCTGCCTGGTGAAAATCGGCGAAAACGTAAAAATTAAAATTGAACGTTCAGCAATTGCAACTATATTAAAATAA
- the tgt gene encoding tRNA guanosine(34) transglycosylase Tgt, protein MDFRLLNKDSKSKARAGYFETGHGRVETPIFMPVGTQGTVKAVNQNLLETDVKAQIILGNTYHLYLRPGTEILEKAGGLHRFMNWNKPVLTDSGGFQVYSLSDLRKMRSNGVEFRSHLDGSKHFFTPEKVIQIERSIGSDIMMPLDECTPFPCDYEYAKKSKELTSCWAALNKEAFEKTVPFYGHEQFLFGIIQGSVYKDLRESSAEDLKKIGFDGYAIGGLAVGEPTETMYDMVDFTTDFMPEERPRYLMGVGRPENILEGIARGVDMFDCVMPTRNARNAYLFTWNGILSMRNAFYKDDFQPVDSNCTCYTCRNFTRAYLRHLFIAREILALELASIHNLHFYLELVKMARIKIMEGDFTQWKNEIIGKLSVNINNSTKEE, encoded by the coding sequence ATCGATTTTAGATTATTAAATAAAGATTCAAAATCAAAGGCACGGGCAGGATACTTTGAAACAGGGCACGGAAGGGTTGAAACTCCTATTTTCATGCCCGTTGGTACACAGGGAACAGTAAAGGCGGTAAACCAGAATCTGCTGGAGACTGACGTTAAGGCACAGATTATACTGGGAAATACTTACCACCTTTATCTTAGGCCGGGAACTGAGATTCTTGAAAAAGCAGGCGGCCTGCACCGCTTCATGAACTGGAATAAGCCTGTCTTAACCGACAGCGGCGGCTTTCAGGTCTATAGCCTCTCGGACCTGAGGAAAATGAGAAGTAACGGCGTTGAATTCCGTAGCCATCTGGATGGCTCAAAACACTTCTTTACCCCTGAGAAGGTAATTCAGATTGAAAGAAGTATCGGTTCTGATATAATGATGCCTTTGGACGAATGTACCCCTTTCCCGTGCGATTACGAATACGCAAAGAAATCCAAGGAACTGACCAGCTGCTGGGCGGCTCTGAATAAAGAGGCTTTTGAGAAAACTGTACCTTTCTATGGCCACGAACAGTTCCTCTTCGGCATCATTCAGGGCAGTGTCTATAAAGATCTCAGGGAGTCCTCGGCTGAAGACCTCAAAAAAATCGGTTTCGACGGTTATGCAATCGGCGGCCTGGCCGTTGGCGAACCTACAGAAACCATGTACGATATGGTGGACTTTACGACGGACTTTATGCCCGAGGAAAGACCAAGGTATCTTATGGGCGTGGGGCGGCCGGAAAATATCTTGGAAGGTATTGCGCGCGGCGTGGATATGTTCGACTGCGTTATGCCTACACGCAACGCCCGGAATGCGTATCTTTTTACATGGAACGGAATCCTCTCGATGAGGAATGCGTTCTACAAGGACGATTTTCAGCCTGTGGACAGTAACTGCACCTGTTACACGTGCAGGAACTTTACCAGGGCTTACTTAAGGCACTTGTTTATTGCACGAGAAATTCTTGCTCTTGAACTTGCAAGCATACATAACCTGCATTTTTATCTGGAACTCGTTAAAATGGCAAGGATTAAAATAATGGAAGGTGATTTTACTCAGTGGAAAAATGAAATAATCGGTAAACTATCAGTAAATATCAATAACTCAACTAAGGAGGAATAA
- a CDS encoding xanthine dehydrogenase family protein subunit M encodes MKSFNYTQPKSLKEASTLLKKKTKDAVFFAGGTDVLGLLKNNIISPDEVVNLKSIPDLSYIRYTSGKGLQIGALTSLAGIAENPLIKEKYTVLRQAALEVASPQLRNLATLGGNLCQRPRCWYFREDFQCLRKGGDMCYAFEGQNKYHCVTGGGPCFIVHPSDMAVALIALDAKLTIYADKKTRTVPVKDFFLLPEDDYRRENILKDGEIVTEITVPELPEGSKTSYLKFKERGVWDFAVVSVGAVVKTSAGRITSGKLSFGGLAPIPWLDEALNAKLMGLEANEDSVALFASEVLKKAEALSKNEYKIPLARNLTKRILLELTA; translated from the coding sequence ATGAAAAGTTTTAATTATACACAGCCCAAAAGCCTTAAGGAAGCTTCCACACTTCTTAAAAAGAAGACTAAGGATGCTGTCTTTTTTGCCGGAGGCACCGACGTGCTCGGGCTCCTTAAAAATAATATAATTAGCCCTGATGAAGTGGTAAACCTGAAATCCATCCCGGATTTAAGCTATATCAGGTATACCAGCGGCAAAGGGCTCCAGATAGGCGCTCTGACAAGTCTTGCCGGGATCGCGGAAAATCCGTTAATAAAAGAAAAGTACACGGTTCTGCGCCAGGCTGCTCTTGAAGTCGCCTCCCCGCAGCTCAGAAACCTGGCAACACTCGGCGGCAACCTCTGCCAGCGCCCCCGGTGCTGGTATTTCAGGGAGGATTTTCAATGCCTGAGAAAAGGCGGGGATATGTGCTACGCATTTGAAGGGCAGAATAAGTACCACTGCGTAACCGGCGGCGGCCCCTGCTTTATTGTTCACCCTTCGGATATGGCTGTGGCTCTCATTGCTCTGGATGCAAAACTGACCATCTACGCTGACAAAAAAACGAGAACAGTTCCGGTTAAGGACTTTTTCCTCCTGCCTGAAGATGACTACAGGCGTGAAAATATACTGAAAGATGGCGAAATAGTGACTGAAATAACTGTCCCTGAGCTTCCTGAAGGCTCAAAGACCTCTTACCTGAAATTTAAGGAGCGCGGCGTGTGGGATTTTGCCGTTGTAAGCGTGGGCGCCGTTGTTAAAACTTCAGCGGGCAGGATTACTTCCGGAAAATTATCCTTTGGAGGCCTTGCGCCCATTCCCTGGCTGGATGAGGCTTTGAACGCTAAGCTTATGGGACTAGAAGCAAATGAGGATTCTGTTGCCCTTTTTGCCTCAGAAGTCCTGAAGAAAGCTGAAGCTTTGTCCAAAAATGAATATAAAATCCCTCTTGCAAGAAATCTCACAAAAAGGATTCTGCTGGAACTGACAGCTTAG